Proteins encoded together in one Falco peregrinus isolate bFalPer1 chromosome 2, bFalPer1.pri, whole genome shotgun sequence window:
- the UTP3 gene encoding something about silencing protein 10, whose translation MKGKGPNANVQLFVWGYTPEPAALPQRSRSTPAALPQPAGSPCTELPASPRQGHPGPQGGRCGGSGSAQRGKRKRAAAEAEAQARRRRRGAMRTRRGTVLRPPPGPQEEDEDGGEAEAAGGPAGPEALADEVEDFHEAQFRAVMAALESGEEAGGSEEEEEEEVLGLQLPEEDSEEDGDGKEDNEGEEEEGQGLDLYVDHSAEKDGGEEGAEEEDGEEEEEEDGEGEEEEENEVEDEDGDLSMESDLEEHRQDTKLPHELSWGQRKQLYYDTDYGSDAQAKGKRSQQEVDAEEEEEEQEAQVIQRRLVQDLGEDDYGLDMIQGYLAKQQKTRDSKGQKIDKDLQALPKKEQLKLLKQESPELLQLIEDFEVKLMELKDELHPLLQMVKNGTIPQGKGSRYLQTKYHLYLNYCAHISFYLVLKSKRMPVHSHPVIERLVAYRNIINDLAVIDEKLSSQVRMLLKNYYDKKEGKLRKEKKFAVFLPLDVKKTKSKRGPALANGRDVADGRSDESDLDEEAALKYYKMMEEKLKFKRKRTEDQDTLEEGVLEGEDPNSKRGVTYQMIKNKGLTPRRRKIDRNPRVKHREKFRRAKIRRKGQVREVRRELHRYAGEPSGIRAGVKKSRKLQ comes from the coding sequence ATGAAGGGGAAGGGACCGAACGCGAACGTGCAGCTGTTTGTGTGGGGGTACACGCCGGAGCCCGCAGCGCTCCCGCAGCGCTCCCGCAGCACTCCCGCAGCGCTCCCGCAGCCGGCAGGGTCCCCGTGCACAGAGCTGCCGGCCTCGCCCAGGCAGGGCCACCCCGGGCCGCAAGGGGGGAGGTGCGGCGGCAGCGGAAGCGCGCAGCGGGGGAAGCGGAAGCGCGCAGCGGCGGAAGCGGAAGCGCAGGCGCGGCGCCGGCGGAGGGGAGCCATGAGGACCCGGCGCGGCACCGTGCTgcggccgccgcccggcccgcaggaggaggatgaggatggcGGGGAGGCTGAGGCGGCCGGCGGGCCGGCGGGCCCCGAGGCGCTGGCGGATGAGGTGGAGGACTTCCATGAGGCGCAGTTCCGGGCGGTGATGGCGGCCCTGGAGAGCGGGGAGGAGGCCGGGGGCAgcgaagaggaggaggaggaggaagtgctGGGGTTGCAGCTGCCCGAGGAGGACAGCGAGGAGGATGGAGACGGTAAGGAAGACAAcgaaggagaggaggaggaagggcaggggcTGGATCTTTATGTGGACCATAGTGCAGAAAAGGATGGAGGTGAGGAGGGtgcggaggaggaggatggagaagaggaggaggaggaggatggagaaggtgaagaggaggaggaaaatgaggTAGAAGATGAAGATGGGGACCTGTCCATGGAAAGCGATTTGGAGGAGCACCGTCAGGACACCAAGCTCCCCCATGAGCTCTCCTGGGGCCAACGCAAGCAGCTCTACTACGACACGGACTATGGGAGCGATGCCCAGGCCAAGGGCAAGCGTAGCCAGCAAGAAGTCGATgccgaggaggaggaagaggagcaggaggcTCAAGTTATCCAGAGACGGTTGGTGCAGGACTTGGGGGAAGATGACTATGGGCTGGACATGATCCAGGGCTATCTGGCCAAGCAGCAGAAAACCCGTGATAGCAAGGGGCAAAAGATTGACAAGGATTTGCAGGCCCTTCCCAagaaggagcagctgaagcTACTGAAGCAGGAGTCCcctgagctcctgcagctgaTTGAGGACTTTGAAGTCAAGCTAATGGAGCTCAAGGATGAACTGCACCCACTGCTGCAAATGGTCAAGAACGGCACTATCCCACAAGGGAAGGGCAGCCGCTATTTACAGACCAAGTATCACCTCTACTTGAACTACTGTGCCCATATCAGTTTCTATTTGGTTTTGAAGTCAAAGAGGATGCCGGTTCATAGTCACCCCGTTATCGAACGGCTGGTTGCTTATAGAAATATAATTAATGACCTAGCTGTTATAGATGAAAAGTTATCCTCGCAAGTTCggatgcttttgaaaaactacTATGATAAGAAGGAAGGTAAATTACGGAAGGAGAAGAAGTTTGCAGTGTTTCTCCCACTGGATGTtaagaaaaccaaatcaaaacgTGGACCCGCTCTTGCTAATGGTCGCGATGTTGCTGATGGACGGTCAGATGAGTCGGACCTGGATGAAGAGGCTGCCCTAAAATACTATAAGATGATGGAGGAAAAGTTGAAATTTAAGAGGAAGAGAACCGAAGACCAAGACACGCTTGAAGAAGGGGTGTTGGAAGGAGAGGATCCAAATAGCAAGAGAGGTGTGACCTATCAGATGATCAAGAACAAAGGCCTCACGCCCAGAAGGAGAAAGATCGATCGCAACCCCAGGGTCAAGCATCGGGAGAAATTTCGTCGAGCTAAGATTCGCCGCAAGGGCCAGGTCCGTGAAGTTCGGAGGGAATTGCACAGATATGCTGGGGAGCCATCCGGTATTCGTGCGGGAGTTAAGAAAAGCAGGAAGCTTCAGTGA